From the Pirellulales bacterium genome, one window contains:
- a CDS encoding DUF3326 domain-containing protein: MKIASHRIAFGSWLKGGSPLAQLERAVADACPATVAPLRAAVVEKTRKGNVCEVEAVEYGLADHPLADKSIFEFRKRTQARTGQFNTVMLIPTGVDCNIGGHAGDATPAARLLASVSDNLILHPNVVNASDVNEQTENCLYAEGSLICRLMMGSIGLRKARQNRVLLITEERPDAPNVVDQTINCAEGARATLGMDISEVVVLDRGLSMKTGFTESGRVTGCIERMEHLIDVLHAKAGSYDAVALATKITPHIDTVQLHRNYFGEGGANPWGGVEAVLTHCLSTLLDVPTAHAPTMSSEALRTESWGVVEPRKAAEIISTTYLFCVLKGLNKAPRVVVNPPIAFDPSLLTVEDLSCLVIPDGCVGLPTLAAVEQGIPVIAVRNNTNLMKNDLKALPFAPGQLHYAANYYEAAGMIAAMKAGVAASTLARPMQPIRIIRTAEEPVVAHANGNGRARKDAPHASVGGAAANGAVLSGVHAVLDGDKS, encoded by the coding sequence ATGAAAATTGCTTCCCATCGCATTGCTTTCGGATCGTGGCTCAAGGGGGGCTCGCCCCTGGCCCAGCTTGAACGGGCCGTCGCCGACGCCTGCCCGGCGACCGTCGCTCCGTTGCGGGCCGCCGTCGTCGAGAAGACCCGAAAGGGGAACGTCTGCGAGGTCGAGGCCGTCGAGTACGGCTTGGCCGACCATCCGCTCGCCGACAAGTCGATCTTCGAGTTCCGCAAGCGGACCCAGGCCCGCACGGGACAGTTCAACACGGTCATGCTCATCCCGACGGGGGTCGACTGCAACATTGGCGGGCACGCCGGCGACGCGACCCCCGCGGCGCGGCTGCTGGCCTCGGTGAGCGACAACCTGATCCTCCATCCCAACGTGGTGAACGCCAGCGACGTCAACGAGCAGACCGAGAACTGCCTCTACGCCGAGGGTTCGCTCATCTGCCGGTTGATGATGGGTTCGATCGGTCTCCGCAAGGCCCGGCAGAACCGCGTGCTCTTGATCACCGAAGAGCGCCCCGACGCCCCCAACGTCGTCGACCAGACGATCAACTGCGCCGAGGGCGCCCGCGCCACGCTAGGCATGGACATCAGCGAGGTGGTCGTCCTTGATCGCGGATTGTCGATGAAGACCGGCTTCACCGAGAGCGGGCGCGTGACGGGGTGCATCGAGCGGATGGAGCACCTGATCGACGTCCTGCACGCCAAGGCGGGCTCGTACGACGCGGTCGCGTTGGCGACGAAGATCACCCCCCACATCGACACAGTGCAGCTCCACCGCAATTACTTCGGCGAAGGAGGGGCCAACCCCTGGGGCGGCGTCGAGGCGGTCCTCACCCACTGCCTCAGCACGCTGTTGGACGTCCCCACGGCTCATGCCCCGACCATGTCGAGCGAGGCCCTGCGGACCGAAAGCTGGGGCGTCGTCGAACCGCGCAAGGCGGCCGAGATCATCTCGACGACCTACCTGTTCTGCGTGCTGAAGGGGCTTAACAAGGCGCCGCGGGTGGTCGTCAACCCGCCGATCGCGTTCGATCCGTCGCTGTTGACGGTCGAGGACCTGTCGTGCCTGGTGATCCCCGACGGCTGCGTCGGGTTGCCCACGTTGGCGGCGGTCGAGCAGGGGATTCCCGTCATCGCGGTTCGCAACAACACGAACCTGATGAAGAACGACCTCAAGGCCCTGCCGTTCGCCCCGGGACAATTGCACTATGCCGCCAACTACTACGAGGCGGCCGGCATGATCGCGGCCATGAAGGCCGGAGTCGCCGCCAGCACGCTGGCTCGGCCGATGCAGCCGATCCGGATCATTCGCACCGCGGAGGAGCCGGTCGTCGCCCACGCCAACGGCAACGGTCGCGCCCGCAAGGACGCTCCCCACGCCTCGGTCGGCGGGGCGGCCGCCAACGGCGCGGTCTTGAGCGGCGTGCACGCCGTGCTGGACGGCGACAAGTCGTGA
- a CDS encoding aminotransferase class I/II-fold pyridoxal phosphate-dependent enzyme yields the protein MSHLDRGIFPFHTPGHKGGAFAPPRLVELLGPRAVLFDLPAMTATDNTLHPTTCVKAAQELAAELLGAGETFFLTNGSSLGVAAAVLACAPPGAVIAMPRNVHRSVGAALVLSGAQPRFIRQRALAECGALAVEVADLTEALDAEPRPAAVLVTRPSYYGLAGDLAPLAAECRRRGVPLIVDEAHGAHLEFLPPGAASPALRAGADLAIQSWHKTLGSLVGSAMLHVGRDSLVPGERVRDALNLLQTTSPNYLQLVSLDLARQRLAVEGRALFAELLPRVAEIERRLDALPGVRVLRPERDPRLAGHGRDPLRVTVNVAATGWTGFDVEATLRDFQVEDEMADWFNVVLLFSPNDPADACERLVGAFRHVSERPQPARVSAARAEELVQPPIPPAAMTPREAALGPKEVVPLEQAVGRAAAEMVMIYPPGIPFLMPGELIQSELAGVCRDLAAAGASVYASDPTCATIRVVRDKA from the coding sequence GTGAGCCATCTCGATCGCGGGATCTTTCCGTTTCACACGCCGGGCCACAAGGGGGGCGCATTCGCGCCCCCCCGGCTCGTCGAACTCCTCGGCCCCCGGGCCGTGCTGTTCGATCTGCCGGCGATGACGGCGACCGACAACACGCTCCACCCGACGACCTGCGTCAAGGCGGCGCAGGAACTCGCGGCGGAACTCCTCGGCGCCGGCGAAACGTTCTTCCTGACCAACGGCTCGTCGCTCGGCGTGGCGGCCGCGGTGCTGGCGTGCGCGCCCCCGGGCGCCGTGATCGCGATGCCGCGCAACGTCCATCGCAGCGTCGGCGCCGCGCTGGTTCTCTCCGGCGCCCAGCCGCGGTTCATCCGCCAACGGGCCCTGGCCGAATGCGGGGCGCTGGCCGTCGAGGTCGCCGATCTGACCGAAGCCTTGGATGCCGAGCCGCGCCCCGCGGCCGTGCTCGTAACGCGGCCCAGCTACTACGGCCTGGCCGGTGATCTCGCTCCCCTGGCGGCCGAGTGCCGACGCCGCGGCGTGCCGCTGATCGTCGACGAGGCCCACGGGGCGCATCTCGAATTCCTCCCCCCGGGGGCGGCGAGTCCCGCCCTCCGCGCCGGGGCCGACCTTGCGATCCAGTCGTGGCACAAGACGCTCGGCTCGCTGGTGGGCTCGGCGATGCTGCACGTCGGCCGCGATTCGCTCGTGCCGGGCGAACGGGTTCGCGACGCGCTCAACCTGCTCCAAACGACCAGCCCCAATTACTTGCAGCTCGTGTCGCTCGACTTGGCTCGGCAGCGGCTCGCCGTCGAGGGACGCGCGTTGTTCGCCGAACTGCTGCCGCGAGTCGCCGAGATCGAGCGCCGGCTCGACGCCCTTCCCGGCGTGCGCGTGCTGCGCCCCGAGCGCGACCCGCGGCTCGCCGGCCATGGTCGCGATCCGCTGCGCGTGACGGTCAACGTGGCGGCTACGGGCTGGACGGGGTTCGACGTCGAGGCGACGCTGCGCGACTTTCAGGTCGAAGACGAGATGGCCGACTGGTTCAACGTCGTGCTGTTGTTCAGCCCGAACGATCCGGCCGACGCGTGCGAGCGGCTGGTCGGCGCATTTCGCCACGTGAGCGAGCGTCCTCAACCGGCCCGCGTCTCGGCCGCGCGCGCCGAAGAGCTCGTCCAGCCGCCGATCCCGCCGGCGGCAATGACGCCGCGCGAAGCGGCGCTGGGCCCCAAGGAGGTCGTCCCGCTGGAGCAGGCCGTCGGCCGCGCCGCGGCGGAGATGGTGATGATCTATCCCCCGGGAATCCCGTTCTTGATGCCGGGCGAGTTGATACAATCGGAGCTGGCAGGCGTCTGTCGCGATCTCGCCGCCGCCGGCGCCTCGGTGTACGCCAGCGACCCGACCTGTGCGACGATTCGGGTGGTGAGAGACAAGGCTTGA
- a CDS encoding PSD1 domain-containing protein: MVLRRSRFFWLTITAASWCAAARADESAVDFNREVRPILSDKCFFCHGPDVSSREADLRLDESASALEDRGGYAAVVPGRPEESELLRRILSDDEHERMPPAETGKSLVPAEIETLRRWIAEGAEWALPWAYVPPRRDAPLPAKREGSANWIDDFLAERWERERIAPQPETDRVTLLRRASFDLTGLPPTPAEVDAFVADDSPRAWEKVVERLLASPRYGERMAVFWLDLVRFADTVGYHGDQDHSVWPYRDYVIHAFNTNKPFDEFTREQLAGDLIDGAGIDATIASAYNRLLQTTHEGGAQLKEYRAIYMADRVRNVSQTWMGATVGCAQCHDHKYDPYTTADFHALGAFFADVDDEHHLENQYDNLNSLPTPRRPELTVLSVYQRERIAELRAELAPLDADRDAERIAATAGEIAAIAGAPGRVMITKRLPEPREVRVLPRGNWLDESGPIVLPAVPQFLQEIPAEGLRTVATARVVGRAGESTQGGASDAELRGLTPRGSDRKERLSRLDLANWLVDDEHGAGLLTARVMANRLWALLFGRGIAMTLDDFGGQGHAPDHPELLDRLAVELVDSGWDVKHMLRLIVLSRAYRQSSAAPAELLRQDPLNALFARQARYRVPAEMVRDTALAHGGLLVEKLGGPSAKPYQPAKYYRHLNFPEREYRADKDANQWRRGAYVHWQRQFLHPAMKALDAPTREECTAQRPQSNTPVASLTLLNDPEFVEAARGLAMRAIAEGGTEFDQRLTRAFRICLSRAPTADERAVMERLLAEHRTHYEANPADAEAALAVGLWKRDEKREPAATIELASWAGVARAVLNASETFTRN; encoded by the coding sequence ATGGTTCTGCGGCGGTCCCGTTTTTTCTGGCTGACGATCACGGCGGCGTCCTGGTGCGCGGCCGCGCGGGCGGATGAGTCGGCGGTCGATTTCAATCGCGAGGTCCGGCCGATCCTGTCGGACAAGTGCTTCTTCTGTCATGGTCCCGACGTCTCGTCGCGCGAGGCGGACCTGCGGCTTGACGAATCGGCAAGTGCGCTGGAGGACCGGGGGGGCTACGCGGCGGTCGTTCCGGGGCGGCCGGAGGAGAGCGAGCTACTGCGGCGCATCCTCAGCGACGACGAGCACGAGCGGATGCCCCCTGCCGAAACGGGCAAGTCGCTCGTGCCCGCAGAAATCGAGACGTTGCGGAGGTGGATTGCGGAGGGGGCCGAGTGGGCGCTTCCCTGGGCGTACGTCCCGCCGCGACGCGACGCCCCGCTTCCTGCGAAACGCGAGGGCTCGGCCAACTGGATCGACGACTTCCTCGCCGAGCGATGGGAGCGCGAAAGGATCGCTCCGCAACCGGAGACCGACCGCGTGACGCTGCTCCGGCGCGCGTCGTTCGATCTCACGGGCCTTCCCCCGACGCCTGCGGAGGTCGACGCGTTCGTCGCCGACGATTCGCCCCGTGCGTGGGAGAAGGTCGTCGAAAGGTTGCTCGCGTCGCCGCGGTACGGCGAGCGGATGGCCGTGTTCTGGCTCGACTTGGTGCGGTTCGCCGACACGGTGGGCTACCACGGCGATCAGGACCACAGCGTCTGGCCGTATCGCGACTACGTCATCCATGCGTTCAACACGAACAAGCCGTTCGACGAGTTCACGCGCGAGCAACTCGCGGGGGACCTGATCGACGGCGCCGGGATCGATGCGACGATTGCGTCGGCGTACAACCGGTTGCTGCAGACCACGCATGAGGGGGGCGCCCAGCTCAAGGAGTATCGCGCCATCTACATGGCCGACCGCGTGCGGAACGTGTCGCAGACGTGGATGGGCGCCACGGTCGGGTGCGCGCAGTGTCACGATCACAAGTACGACCCGTACACGACGGCCGATTTCCACGCGCTGGGGGCGTTTTTCGCCGACGTCGACGACGAGCATCACCTTGAGAACCAGTACGACAATCTCAATTCGCTGCCGACCCCGCGCCGGCCGGAGCTGACGGTGCTGAGCGTGTACCAGCGCGAGCGGATCGCAGAGCTGCGGGCCGAGTTGGCGCCGCTGGACGCCGACCGCGACGCGGAGCGGATCGCCGCGACCGCGGGCGAGATCGCGGCGATCGCGGGGGCGCCGGGACGGGTGATGATCACCAAGCGACTTCCCGAGCCGCGCGAGGTGCGCGTGCTGCCGCGGGGGAACTGGCTCGACGAGTCGGGCCCGATCGTCCTGCCGGCCGTGCCGCAGTTCTTGCAGGAGATTCCTGCCGAGGGGCTGCGCACCGTGGCGACGGCGCGGGTCGTCGGACGAGCGGGGGAGTCGACGCAGGGGGGCGCGAGCGACGCGGAACTCCGCGGGCTGACGCCTCGCGGCTCGGATCGGAAGGAGCGGCTTTCGCGGCTTGATTTGGCGAACTGGCTTGTCGACGACGAGCATGGCGCCGGGCTGCTCACGGCGCGGGTCATGGCCAACCGCTTGTGGGCCTTGCTGTTCGGCCGGGGGATCGCGATGACGCTCGACGACTTCGGCGGCCAGGGACACGCCCCCGATCACCCCGAGCTGCTCGATCGACTGGCGGTTGAACTGGTCGACAGCGGTTGGGACGTCAAGCACATGCTGCGGCTGATCGTTCTGTCACGGGCCTATCGGCAGTCCTCGGCGGCGCCGGCCGAACTGCTCCGGCAGGATCCGCTGAACGCCCTGTTCGCCCGGCAGGCGCGGTATCGCGTGCCGGCCGAAATGGTGCGCGACACGGCCCTGGCGCACGGGGGGCTGCTCGTCGAGAAGTTGGGGGGACCGAGCGCCAAGCCCTATCAGCCGGCCAAGTACTATCGGCACCTCAACTTCCCGGAGCGCGAGTATCGGGCCGACAAGGACGCCAACCAGTGGCGCCGCGGGGCGTACGTTCACTGGCAGCGGCAGTTTCTGCATCCCGCGATGAAGGCGCTCGACGCCCCCACGCGCGAGGAGTGCACGGCCCAACGACCGCAGTCGAACACGCCGGTGGCGTCGCTGACGCTCTTGAACGACCCCGAGTTCGTCGAGGCGGCCCGCGGGTTGGCGATGCGGGCGATCGCCGAGGGGGGCACGGAGTTCGACCAGCGGTTGACTCGGGCGTTTCGCATCTGCCTGTCGCGCGCGCCGACTGCCGACGAGCGCGCGGTCATGGAGCGGCTGCTTGCCGAGCATCGGACCCACTACGAAGCGAACCCCGCCGACGCCGAGGCGGCGCTGGCCGTGGGATTGTGGAAACGCGACGAGAAACGCGAGCCGGCCGCGACGATCGAATTGGCATCCTGGGCCGGCGTCGCCCGGGCGGTGCTGAATGCGAGCGAGACGTTCACGCGCAACTAA
- a CDS encoding MFS transporter, with the protein MWSRWKSVTGPEAPPERPHRPDPFASLRLPDFRWFVLGSLVSNIGNQMRTATVGWEVYQRTGEALSLGLIGLVLAAPVLLLAMPAGVAADRYSRKTILILAHVGLLVCGLGLAWNAAVHGPLAWTYVLLLFTGISRAIGWPAMSAILTQMVPARLFANAATWRSMAFQTAATLGPLLGGAVLALASPAAAYLVDAATSAVFLVCIGGIKLAPQKRIATGLASWQSVLDGVRFVRREPLILSTITLDMVAVMFGGATALIPMYAEDVLDVGATGYGWLRAMPAIGSIAMGLLLAWRISIRRAGPALIGAVFAFGVWTIVFGASRNYAVSLLALFMLGAVDNVSVVIRSTLLQLLTPDELRGRVAAVNAIFINTSNEIGEFESGIAAHLFGPVLAVCGGGVLTLVTVAAIARTWPSLWRLGPLEEIRPRDETPDPAVPVRLPSELAEALPDPVVQQA; encoded by the coding sequence ATGTGGTCACGCTGGAAATCCGTCACCGGCCCCGAGGCGCCCCCTGAGCGGCCGCATCGCCCCGACCCGTTCGCGTCGCTGCGGCTGCCGGACTTCCGCTGGTTCGTGTTGGGAAGCTTGGTGTCGAACATCGGCAACCAGATGCGGACCGCCACGGTCGGATGGGAGGTGTACCAGCGGACCGGCGAGGCGCTCAGCCTGGGACTCATCGGGCTGGTGCTCGCCGCGCCGGTGCTGCTGCTGGCGATGCCCGCGGGAGTGGCGGCCGATCGGTACTCGCGCAAGACGATTCTGATCCTGGCCCATGTCGGGCTCTTGGTTTGCGGGCTGGGGCTCGCCTGGAACGCGGCGGTCCACGGGCCGTTGGCGTGGACGTACGTGCTGCTGCTGTTCACCGGAATTAGCCGGGCGATCGGCTGGCCCGCGATGTCGGCGATCCTGACGCAAATGGTCCCTGCGCGGCTGTTCGCCAACGCGGCCACCTGGCGCAGCATGGCGTTTCAAACCGCCGCGACGCTCGGCCCGCTCTTGGGGGGCGCCGTGCTGGCGCTGGCCAGCCCCGCCGCCGCCTATTTGGTCGACGCGGCCACGAGCGCGGTCTTCCTGGTTTGCATCGGGGGGATCAAGCTCGCCCCGCAGAAGCGAATCGCGACGGGGCTCGCCTCGTGGCAAAGCGTGCTCGACGGCGTGCGGTTCGTCCGCCGCGAACCGCTGATTCTGTCGACAATCACGCTCGACATGGTCGCCGTGATGTTCGGCGGGGCGACGGCGCTGATCCCCATGTACGCCGAGGACGTCCTCGACGTCGGCGCCACGGGGTACGGCTGGCTGCGGGCGATGCCGGCGATCGGTTCGATCGCCATGGGGCTGCTGCTCGCGTGGCGGATCTCGATCCGTCGCGCAGGACCGGCTCTCATCGGCGCGGTCTTCGCCTTCGGCGTTTGGACGATCGTGTTCGGGGCCTCGCGGAACTACGCCGTCTCGCTGTTGGCCCTGTTCATGCTGGGGGCGGTCGACAACGTGTCGGTGGTCATCCGCTCGACGCTGCTGCAACTGCTCACCCCCGACGAATTGCGCGGGCGTGTCGCGGCGGTCAACGCGATCTTCATCAATACGAGTAACGAGATCGGCGAATTCGAATCGGGAATCGCCGCCCACCTGTTCGGGCCGGTGCTGGCCGTCTGCGGCGGAGGCGTGCTGACCCTGGTCACCGTCGCAGCGATCGCCCGCACGTGGCCAAGCCTCTGGCGCCTGGGCCCGCTGGAAGAAATCCGCCCCCGCGACGAAACGCCTGATCCGGCCGTCCCCGTCCGACTGCCGTCGGAACTCGCCGAAGCGCTCCCCGACCCTGTGGTCCAACAGGCGTGA